One window of the Solanum stenotomum isolate F172 chromosome 11, ASM1918654v1, whole genome shotgun sequence genome contains the following:
- the LOC125845148 gene encoding chromatin structure-remodeling complex protein SYD isoform X3, producing MTNPNNVELEAAKFLHKLIQESKDEPTKLATKLYVILQHMRSSGKESSMPYQVISRAMETVVKQHGLDIEALMSSRLPVSAAAQAGEAASSQVAGSSQRPGVTRDSKANFLGNEMVSGPSGSGHGIYQASAPHISGTGVKLPVMAPPASNSSQPVEAGISSPMQFGSPSIDNHGYAAKLHKDGSTEPFSGPTSADLVVGRTAAGRALEHEGGSNMLGNASKISQGGMPNNVPEKSILRSETIRDAGMLSVAAQAPVSTMPFKEHHLKQLRAQCLVFLAFRNGLMPKKLHLEIALGNFYPKEDRRELVDHKGREQLVTDQGSASEVTRTFGGAGETDRLSSGPTPSGILTDTNSSMEAENANLMEDKNGQLDPSEHADERRPQRKMRMIQDAEMSIQDATESQASALRGVPTDPKSFPPYNHENAPANTEQLGMFPQASSVMGTSKQMKPDLSGRSGTDTSKVSPPASANTHGSGLLVRDNHTVQETDQEDDNISASTDRLSSPRHTMLEKWILDQRKRKLISEQKWSKKQQKTDERIAASAEKLKESVSSSEDISAKTKSVIELKKLQLLELQRRLRSEILYDFFKPVATDMERLKSIKKHRIGRKSKQFERYEQRMKEERQKRFRERQKEFFSEIEVHRERLEDVFKMKRERWKGFNKGAKEFHKRKERIHREKIDRIQREKINLLKINDVEGYLRMVQDAKSDRVNKLLKETEKYLQKLGSKLKEAKSIARKFETDMGDNRNSGVVEEDEIDFGDADETDQAKHYLESNEKYYLMAHSVQETIAEQPSSLKGGKLRGYQMNGLRWLVSLYNNHLNGILADEMGLGKTVQVISLMCYLMETKNDRGPFLVVVPSSVLSGWESEINFWAPDMLKIVYSGPPEERRKLFKERIVHQKFNVLLTTYEYLMNKHDRPKLSKVHWHYIIIDEGHRIKNASCKLNADLKHYRSNHRLLLTGTPLQNNLEELWALLNFLLPNIFNSSEDFSQWFNKPFESGDSSPDEALLSEEENLLVINRLHQVLRPFVLRRLKHKVENELPSKIERLVRCEASSYQKLLMKRVEDNLGAFGTSKARSVHNSVMELRNICNHPYLSQLHVEEVHELVPKHYLPTFVRLCGKLEMLDRLLPKLKATDHRVLLFSTMTRLLDVMEDYLCWKQYKYLRLDGHTCGGDRGALIDKFNQPNSPFFIFLLSIRAGGVGVNLQAADTVIIFDTDWNPQVDLQAQARAHRIGQKKDVLVLRLETVQTVEEQVRAAAEHKLGVANQSITAGFFDNNTSAEDRREYLEALLRESKKEEDAPVLDDDSLNDLIARSEPEIDIFESVDRRRREEEMEIWKKLCLESGTQSSELIPPLPSRLLTDDDLKPFYEAMKICDKPVVAPSPGLKRKGQSLGGLDIQHYGRGKRAREVRSYEEQWTEEEFEKMCLAESPQSPSLKEEIQEKNSPSASGTCPDPVVAKSEIQTPAPYQPPLQQPVQELPQHVGPIVQQSPVTVTPPSKRGRGRPRRTAIVTEISPSPVVISAIAASIKVDSNTIAENTSTSQATSGPVSVSFPCASSVESTSATILQNVTGVAPSHQSIVPSVAVVSQSGPPCPPTSGQGRGRGRGRGRGRGRKPQTGGEAPGRRGKQQNLTAEAFPTPPTQAVSEPVSAAQGVNDMSSTHHMPPTPPAVGEPDLVPQVVAGLGSKNLGHASVSMRDASKELNSVVPLAASSSSKELTPVSTVSVIPSSAASQDPSSISPPGVLQSSSRNHSDHLSLSAAQTEATLQVNSISVVPHSSPSAGKETSSVSPVFLHSLTSKDSNSVVPTLVPASSSACVELSSVCPLPAVAPSSSIGHNSVCDSSNLKSTCQQESGVVTAHTSDPVPPLPVISSVSQYSTPPTAPKPGRGRGRKAQTGSEASRRRGKRQDLVTAAVTEGLSAQDPRLIEPPQKRTRLSVGRKPTTRSKRENESQQVVDQSVASQKTPDFAGGEISKNMVSSEVNPHNSAINRDASQSHAIPVPSQMGDNLNGDVATAEDPLYDAQQKENVVQSVTSKSCSSPHVEPQINTVNSDDSPSQEQTAIVQLDASQKIPYPGTRQIPQAMACCEVELHSNSIKSDESQASGDVPSCEVATTKEVLSEGQQTMKVQSAASQTPSVHSVGKMPEDIGCEVATTKEVLTEDQQTMKVQSAASQTPSVHSVGKMPEDIVSNEVLPQCDAIQTDASQSHVTLASSGSMAPVTDCPVEKSEGNSKGDDGDKTETNSIDGSNMEVPIGALELTSSDDLNKSGDAEGKTSSSLSGVLPTSSELVSRPSTETEVYLGSVGSGKVSFNSGSTQSLSESVSAKTDVEQLQTEDLPLDKSFVSKAEAASTEHLAGGILGKEQETGDTMEETVVSPAVETDNLNMKGIASFTSPSTEAESLVDEPPVCGSYEPAKDKLEKTAEGTHSDKGAMAEVCEQDKLSVNVSLETTKGLSRGEKEKYRIPETFEKQVNVAESLTEECGKDLAAHGPEMKDSDVSEVAPSPRNESESSFTVGTSQRTFEEQVNVAESLTEECGSDLAAHSPEMKDSDVSEVAPSPRNESQSSFTVGTSQSEPERQAIAEANLHPSISETSPSTESGAQKESLSPKLASNAEPVEALTETFASRHDTNYVAELQGNLSFDVKDDLSNSEVDVSQLCSADGSSENHPELEQVVVEDMRTNICEESASDEVDDIVLRQTENADGQCHDGLSVETHESKRAEDKVDVLNGELNKHLSSTIAGTSKKVADLELVAEENTGKINDGSEDAGQVAEKSEDMAIRDLTVEGQESKETDATGDTSTSKNEVESQSAVVENIGRMYNKSVVSGEVTADELLIEGSEHLHVLDHAIEVQGNKAFDATRDASESNSELNEAQPGGTYQIGSELQLVAEQDSETMNKKLTLPDATAVEPQPAVSENLSIQDPAHQGPKNQTSDPTEDFSTLNNELNESQPKAADGTCEIAAESHLVSKQNIEIHVEVATGDVIAKNAAVGKSENFPSIDVAVEEKGKKESDVTYEISDSELKEPKTSQTTIEVKTHTICEESGMTDKDVTAENAAVGKSENFPSIDVAVEEKGKKESDVTDGISDSELKEPKTSQSTIEVKTHIVCEELGMTDKEVAPLEVETPFGDLSGSSGRDLEVEGQEKEKSAASKDVSSPENEEHKCSPGARAAYNGAESQLVTERDSETVLTKEVFSGKEEISSIKLAGDEDVPTAIEYGDQELLSATGAGDD from the exons ATGACCAATCCAAATAATGTTGAGCTGGAGGCAGCAAAGTTTCTGCACAAGCTTATTCAAGAGTCTAAGGATGAGCCGACTAAATTGGCTACAAAGCTTTATGTG ATTTTACAACATATGAGATCCAGCGGGAAGGAAAGCTCAATGCCTTATCAAGTAATATCAAG GGCAATGGAGACTGTTGTCAAGCAACATGGTCTTGACATTGAGGCTTTAATGTCCTCGCGTCTTCCTGTGTCTGCTGCAGCACAAGCAGGAGAAGCTGCATCATCACAAGTAGCTG GATCTTCACAGAGGCCAGGGGTTACTAGAGACTCTAAAGCAAATTTTCTGGGAAATGAGATGGTTAGCGGTCCAAGTGGCAGCGGACATGGTATTTATCAAGCATCTGCACCCCACATAAGTG GTACAGGTGTCAAACTTCCTGTAATGGCGCCTCCTGCTTCTAATTCATCTCAGCCAGTAGAGGCAGGAATTTCAAGTCCAATGCAGTTTGGAAGTCCTTCAATTGATAATCATGGTTATGCTGCAAAATTGCACAAAGATGGAAGCACAGAACCTTTCTCTGGTCCCACCTCGGCTGATCTTGTTGTTGGCAGAACTGCAGCGGGAAGAGCACTAGAGCATGAAGGAGGATCTAATATGTTAGGAAATGCTAGCAAGATCAGTCAG GGGGGCATGCCCAACAATGTCCCAGAGAAGAGTATACTTAGAAGTGAAACAATCAGAGATGCAGGGATGTTGTCTGTTGCTGCTCAGGCTCCTGTATCTACCATGCCTTTCAAAGAACATCATTTGAAACAGCTTAGGGCACAATgtcttgtgtttttggcttttaG GAATGGTTTAATGCCAAAGAAGCTTCATCTTGAAATTGCACTTGGAAACTTCTATCCGAAAGAAG ATCGCAGAGAATTGGTTGACCATAAAGGAAGGGAGCAACTGGTTACTGACCAAGGCAGTGCATCTGAAGTCACACGGACATTTGGAGGAGCTGGCGAAACTGACAGGCTTTCTTCTGGTCCTACACCTTCTGGAATTCTTACTGATACAAATTCGTCAATGGAGGCAGAGAATGCAAACTTGATGGAAGATAAAAATGGTCAGCTTGATCCTTCTGAGCATGCTGACGAAAGGAGACCtcaaagaaaaatgagaatGATTCAGGATGCTGAAATGTCCATCCAGGATGCTACAGAATCACAGGCATCTGCTCTTAGAGGAGTTCCCACTGATCCGAAATCCTTTCCTCCCTATAATCATGAGAATGCTCCTGCAAATACTGAACAACTTGGAATGTTTCCTCAAGCTTCCTCTGTTATGGGCACAAGCAAGCAAATGAAGCCTGATCTGAGTGGTAGGAGTGGAACTGACACTTCAAAGGTATCACCACCTGCCTCTGCCAATACCCATGGATCGGGTCTGCTAGTGAGAGATAATCATACTG TGCAAGAAACAGATCAAGAGGATGataatatttcagcatccacaGATAGGTTATCATCTCCAAGGCATACAATGCTGGAGAAATGGATTCTGGATCAACGGAAAAGGAAGCTTATTAGTGAACAGAAATGGTCGAAAAAACAGCAAAAAACAGACGAAAGAATTGCTGCTTCTGCTGAGAAGTTGAAG GAATCTGTGAGCTCCTCTGAGGATATCTCTGCAAAAACAAAAAGTGTCATTGAGCTGAAAAAGCTTCAATTGCTGGAGCTGCAGCGTCGTTTACGGAG TGAAATTCTCTATGATTTTTTCAAGCCAGTAGCAACTGACATGGAGCGTTTAAAATCAATCAAGAAACACAGAATTGGGAGGAAATCAAAGCAATTTGAAAGATATGAACAAAGAATGAAGGAGGAACGTCAAAAGAGATTTCGTGAGAGACAGAAGGAGTTTTTCAGTGAGATTGAAGTTCATAG GGAAAGATTGGAAGATGTATTCAAAATGAAGAGAGAACGCTGGAAAGGTTTCAATAAGGGTGCGAAGGAGTTCCATAAAAGGAAGGAACGGATACATCGTGAGAAGATTGACAGGATCCAACGTGAGAAGATTAATTTACTGAAAATCAATGATGTTGAGGGATACCTTCGAATGGTTCAG GATGCAAAGTCGGATCGTGTTAACAAACTACTAAAAGAGACGGAAAAGTACCTCCAAAAGCTTGGATCCAAATTAAAGGAGGCCAAATCAATTGCAAGAAAATTCGAGACCGACATGGGTGACAATAGAAACTCAGGTGTGGTTGAGGAGGATGAAATTGACTTTGGTGATGCGGATGAAACAGACCAGGCTAAG CATTACTTGGAAAGCAATGAAAAATACTATTTGATGGCACATAG TGTACAGGAGACCATCGCAGAGCAGCCTAGTTCTCTCAAAGGTGGAAAATTACGGGG GTACCAAATGAATGGATTGCGATGGTTGGTTTCACTCTACAATAACCATTTGAATGGAATTTTAGCTGATGAAATGGGCCTCGGTAAAACTGTTCAG GTTATATCCCTTATGTGTTACCTGATGGAAACCAAAAATGACAGAGGACCTTTTCTGGTGGTAGTGCCATCCTCTGTCCTATCCGGATGGGAGTCAGAGATAAACTTTTGGGCACCAGATATGCTCAAGATAGTTTATTCTGGACCACCAGAAGAGCGGAGGAAGCTTTTCAA GGAAAGAATTGTTCATCAAAAGTTCAATGTTCTTTTGACGACATATGAGTATTTAATGAACAAACATGATAGACCAAAACTAAGTAAAGTGCATTGGCACTATATCATAATTGATGAAGGGCATCGCATAAAAAATGCTTCTTGCAAGTTGAATGCTGATCTGAAGCACTACCGCAGTAATCATAGGTTACTGTTGACGGGCACTCCTCTTCAG AACAATCTTGAGGAGCTCTGGGCACTACTTAACTTCCTTTTGCCAAATATCTTCAATTCATCAGAAGACTTCTCACAATGGTTTAACAAGCCATTTGAGAGCGGTGACAGCTCACCTGATGAA GCTTTGCTCTCAGAGGAGGAAAATCTTTTGGTCATTAACCGTCTGCACCAAGTTTTGCGTCCATTTGTTCTTAGGAGATTGAAACACAAG GTTGAGAATGAATTGCCTTCAAAGATTGAAAGACTGGTTAGATGTGAAGCTTCTTCGTATCAGAAGCTTTTGATGAAGCGAGTGGAAGACAACCTTGGTGCATTCGGAACTTCAAAG GCTCGGTCAGTCCACAATTCTGTTATGGAGCTGCGCAACATTTGCAATCATCCGTATCTTAGCCAGCTTCATGTGGAGGAG GTTCATGAGCTAGTTCCTAAGCATTATCTGCCAACCTTTGTGAGACTTTGTGGGAAGCTTGAGATGTTGGACAGATTACTGCCTAAACTTAAGGCAACAGATCACCGG GTCTTGCTTTTCTCAACAATGACCAGGCTGCTTGATGTAATGGAAGATTATCTCTGCTGGAAGCAATATAAGTACCTTCGCTTGGATGGACATACGTGTGGGGGTGACAGAGGTGCCCTTATTGATAAATTCAATCAGCCTAATTCTCCCTTCTTTATATTTCTGTTGAG TATTCGTGCTGGAGGTGTTGGAGTAAATCTTCAAGCTGCTGATACAGTTATAATTTTTGACACAGATTGGAATCCTCAG GTTGAtcttcaagcacaagcaagGGCTCATAGGATAGGTCAAAAGAAGGATGTTCTTGTTCTTCGATTAGAAACA GTCCAAACTGTTGAGGAACAAGTAAGAGCTGCTGCTGAGCATAAACTTGGAGTTGCTAACCAAAGCATTACTGCTGGATTCTTTGATAATAACACAAG TGCGGAAGACCGAAGGGAGTACTTGGAGGCCCTCTTGCGAGAAAGCAAAAAAGAGGAAGATGCACCTGTTCTTGATGATGATTCTTTGAATGATCTTATAGCACGAAG TGAGCCAGAGATTGATATATTTGAATCAGTTGACAGGAGAAGGCGTGAAGAAGAGATG gaaatctggaagaagtTATGCTTAGAAAGTGGAACACAAAGTTCAGAACTCATTCCTCCTTTGCCCTCTCGACTTCTTACTGATGATGACTTGAAACCATTCTATGAAGCAATGAAAATATGTGATAAGCCAGTTGTGGCTCCTAGCCCTGGGTTAAAAAGGAAGGGTCAGAGTCTTGGGGGTCTTGATATCCAACATTATGGACGTGGAAAAAGAGCAAGAGAG GTTCGTTCGTATGAAGAGCAATGGACGGAAGAGGAATTTGAGAAAATGTGCCTTGCTGAGTCTCCTCAATCACCTAGTCTAAAggaagaaattcaagaaaagaatTCCCCTTCAGCCTCTGGCACTTGTCCTGACCCTGTTGTTGCCAAAAGTGAAATACAAACCCCAGCACCGTATCAGCCTCCTCTCCAGCAGCCTGTGCAAGAACTTCCCCAACATGTTGGACCCATAGTTCAACAAAGCCCTGTGACTGTGACTCCGCCATCTAAACGGGGCCGGGGAAGACCAAGGAGGACAGCAATAGTGACTGAAATTTCACCGTCCCCTGTCGTTATTTCAGCAATTGCAGCTAGTATAAAGGTGGATAGCAATACCATTGCAGAAAATACTTCTACTAGTCAGGCAACTTCTGGGCCTGTTTCTGTGTCTTTTCCTTGTGCTTCTTCCGTAGAAAGTACCAGCGCAACCATCCTACAGAATGTAACTGGTGTTGCTCCCAGCCATCAGTCAATTGTACCTTCTGTTGCTGTTGTTTCTCAGTCTGGTCCTCCTTGCCCTCCTACAAGTGGACAGGGAAGGGGCCGAGGTAGAGGCCGAGGCCGAGGTCGAGGTCGAAAGCCTCAAACTGGAGGAGAAGCTCCAGGGCGTAGAGGAAAACAACAGAATCTTACAGCAGAGGCTTTCCCCACCCCTCCAACTCAAGCAGTAAGTGAGCCTGTCTCTGCAGCGCAAGGTGTGAATGATATGAGTTCTACTCACCATATGCCCCCAACACCTCCTGCAGTGGGTGAGCCTGATCTGGTGCCACAGGTGGTGGCAGGTTTGGGTTCAAAAAACCTTGGTCATGCTTCTGTTTCCATGAGAGATGCTAGTAAGGAACTGAATTCGGTTGTGCCTCTTGCAGCATCTTCCTCTAGCAAAGAATTAACCCCTGTTTCGACTGTTTCTGTTATTCCATCATCTGCTGCCAGTCAGGACCCTAGTTCAATATCACCTCCAGGTGTCCTTCAATCATCCTCCAGAAACCATTCAGACCATCTTTCCCTCTCTGCTGCCCAGACCGAAGCTACTCTGCAGGTGAATTCAATTTCAGTAGTTCCTCATAGTTCACCTTCAGCTGGCAAGGAAACGAGTTCTGTGTCACCTGTTTTTCTTCATTCATTAACTTCAAAGGACTCCAATTCAGTTGTACCTACTCTTGTTCCTGCATCATCGTCTGCTTGCGTGGAACTAAGTTCAGTTTGCCCTCTTCCTGCTGTTGCACCCTCTTCCAGCATAG GTCATAATTCTGTATGTGATTCTTCTAACTTGAAGAGCACTTGTCAACAAGAATCTGGTGTAGTAACTGCTCATACTTCTGATCCAGTTCCACCATTGCCTGTGATTTCATCAGTTTCACAGTATAGTACTCCTCCCACTGCACCTAAGCCAGGTAGAGGACGAGGACGCAAGGCTCAAACTGGAAGTGAGGCATCACGGCGCAGGGGGAAGAGACAGGATTTGGTCACTGCAGCTGTTACTGAAGGGCTAAGTGCTCAGGATCCAAGATTAATTGAACCCCCACAAAAGAGAACCAGGTTATCCGTTGGGAGGAAGCCCACTACAAGAAGCAAGCGTGAGAATGAATCTCAACAAGTAGTAGACCAATCAGTTGCATCTCAAAAGACTCCAGATTTTGCTGGTGGGGAAATTTCTAAGAATATGGTTTCTAGTGAAGTTAATCCACATAACAGTGCAATCAACAGAGATGCATCTCAATCCCATGCTATTCCGGTTCCTAGTCAAATGGGTGATAATCTAAATGGTGACGTTGCTACTGCTGAAGATCCTCTCTATGATGCTCAGCAGAAGGAGAATGTGGTCCAATCTGTTACATCTAAAAGTTGCTCTAGTCCTCATGTTGAGCCGCAGATTAACACGGTCAACTCTGATGATTCTCCTTCCCAG GAACAAACAGCTATTGTCCAGTTAGATGCTTCTCAAAAGATTCCATATCCTGGCACAAGACAAATCCCTCAAGCTATGGCATGTTGTGAAGTTGAGCTACATAGCAATTCTATCAAATCCGACGAATCACAAGCCAGTGGTGATGTTCCTAGCTGTGAAGTTGCCACGACAAAGGAAGTTCTTAGTGAGGGTCAACAAACAATGAAGGTTCAGTCAGCTGCATCTCAGACACCTTCAGTTCACTCTGTTGGGAAAATGCCTGAAGATATAGGTTGTGAGGTTGCCACGACAAAGGAAGTTCTCACTGAGGATCAACAAACAATGAAGGTTCAGTCAGCTGCATCTCAGACACCTTCAGTTCACTCTGTTGGGAAGATGCCTGAAGATATAGTGAGTAATGAAGTTCTGCCACAGTGTGATGCTATACAAACAGATGCATCTCAATCCCATGTCACTCTTGCCTCTTCAGGATCAATGGCTCCGGTTACTGATTGCCCGGTTGAAAAGAGTGAAGGTAATTCTAAGGGTGACGATGGTGACAAGACTGAGACTAATTCTATAGATGGGTCAAACATGGAAGTTCCCATTGGAGCTTTGGAGCTTACATCATCTGACGATCTGAACAAGAGTGGAGATGCAGAAGGGAAAACTAGCAGCAGTTTAAGCGGGGTCCTTCCCACAAGTTCTGAGTTAGTTTCCCGTCCAAGCACAGAGACAGAGGTATATCTGGGTTCCGTAGGCTCCGGGAAAGTAAGTTTTAATTCGGGATCAACTCAAAGCCTGTCTGAGAGTGTGTCTGCAAAAACTGATGTTGAACAGTTACAGACTGAGGATCTTCCTCTGGATAAATCATTTGTTTCAAAAGCTGAGGCAGCCAGCACTGAGCATCTCGCTGGTGGCATACTTGGAAAAGAACAGGAAACCGGAGACACCATGGAGGAGACTGTTGTTTCACCTGCTGTGGAGACTGACAATCTGAATATGAAGGGAATCGCATCATTTACTTCTCCATCTACTGAGGCAGAATCTTTAGTGGATGAACCTCCAGTATGTGGATCTTATGAACCAGCCAAGGACAAACTTGAAAAAACAGCAGAAGGAACACATTCCGATAAAGGTGCAATGGCCGAGGTTTGTGAACAAGATAAGTTATCAGTTAACGTGTCATTGGAGACAACTAAAGGTTTAAGTAGGGgggagaaagaaaaatataggaTTCCAGAAACTTTTGAGAAGCAAGTTAATGTTGCTGAATCCCTAACAGAAGAATGTGGAAAAGATCTTGCAGCACATGGTCCAGAAATGAAAGATTCTGATGTAAGTGAGGTTGCACCAAGCCCTAGAAATGAGTCCGAATCCAGTTTTACTGTTGGAACATCTCAAAGAACTTTTGAGGAGCAAGTTAATGTTGCTGAATCCCTAACAGAAGAATGTGGAAGTGATCTTGCAGCACACAGTCCCGAAATGAAAGATTCTGATGTAAGTGAGGTTGCGCCAAGCCCTAGAAATGAGTCCCAATCCAGTTTCACTGTTGGAACATCTCAAAGTGAACCTGAACGACAAGCAATTGCTGAAGCAAACTTGCATCCCAGTATATCCG AGACTTCTCCCAGCACAGAATCTGGTGCCCAGAAGGAATCCCTTTCACCTAAGCTTGCTTCAAATGCTGAACCTGTTGAGGCTCTAACAGAAACGTTTGCCAGCCGTCATGACACAAATTACGTAGCTGAATTACAGGGTAACTTGAGTTTTGATGTAAAGGATGATCTTTCTAATTCTGAAGTTGATGTGTCTCAACTCTGTTCAGCTGATGGGTCATCTGAGAATCACCCAGAATTGGAACAGGTTGTGGTGGAAGATATGAGAACTAACATTTGTGAGGAGTCTGCTTCAGATGAAGTTGATGATATTGTACTGCGGCAAACAGAGAATGCCGACGGTCAGTGTCACGATGGTTTGTCTGTTGAGACTCATGAGAGCAAAAGAGCTGAAGATAAGGTTGATGTTTTAAATGGTGAATTAAATAAACATCTATCCAGCACAATTGCTGGAACATCTAAAAAGGTGGCAGATCTGGAGTTAGTTGCCGAAGAGAACACAGGGAAGATAAATGATGGCTCAGAAGATGCAGGTCAGGTGGCAGAAAAGTCCGAGGATATGGCAATCCGAGATCTTACTGTTGAAGGACAAGAGAGTAAGGAAACTGATGCCACAGGAGATACTTCAACATCAAAAAATGAGGTGGAATCACAATCTGCTGTTGTAGAAAATATAGGAAGGATGTATAACAAGTCAGTAGTATCAGGGGAGGTAACAGCTGATGAACTTCTGATAGAAGGGTCTGAGCATTTGCATGTCCTAGACCATGCAATTGAAGTACAAGGTAACAAAGCATTTGATGCCACTAGAGATGCTTCAGAATCAAATTCTGAGCTAAATGAAGCTCAACCTGGTGGAACATATCAAATTGGGTCAGAGTTACAGTTGGTTGCGGAACAAGACTCTGAGACAATGAACAAGAAGCTTACTTTACCTGATGCTACAGCTGTTGAGCCCCAACCAGCTGTCTCTGAGAATTTGAGTATTCAAGATCCTGCACATCAAGGACCAAAGAACCAAACATCTGATCCAACTGAAGatttttcaactttaaataATGAACTTAATGAATCTCAACCGAAAGCTGCAGATGGAACTTGTGAAATAGCAGCGGAGTCTCATTTGGTTTCCAAACAAAACATAGAAATTCATGTGGAGGTTGCTACAGGGGATGTTATAGCCAAGAATGCTGCAGTAGGGAAGTCTGAAAATTTTCCATCGATAGATGTTGCTGTTGaagaaaaagggaagaaagaaTCTGATGTAACATATGAAATTTCTGATTCTGAACTCAAAGAACCTAAAACCAGTCAAACCACAATTGAAGTGAAGACACATACAATATGTGAGGAGTCGGGAATGACTGACAAGGATGTTACAGCTGAGAATGCTGCAGTAGGTAAGTCTGAAAATTTTCCATCGATAGATGTGGCTGTTGaagaaaaagggaagaaagaaTCTGATGTAACAGATGGAATTTCTGATTCTGAACTCAAAGAACCTAAAACCAGTCAATCCACAATTGAAGTGAAAACACACATAGTATGTGAAGAGTTGGGAATGACTGACAAGGAGGTAGCTCCACTTGAAGTTGAAACTCCATTCGGAGATTTGTCTGGTTCTTCTGGCAGAGACTTGGAAGTTGAAGGACAAGAAAAAGAGAAGTCTGCTGCAAGTAAAGATGTTTCTAGCCCCGAGAATGAAGAGCATAAATGTAGTCCAGGTGCAAGAGCTGCTTATAATGGGGCAGAATCACAATTGGTTACTGAGAGGGACTCTGAGACAGTTCTGACCAAGGAAGTATTTTCAG GCAAAGAAGAGATCTCCAGTATCAAGCTAGCTGGTGATGAAGATGTGCCAACTGCTATAGAGTATGGTGATCAAGAACTATTGTCTGCTACAGGGGCTGGTGATGATTAA